TCAGCGCTTCGAGCACGGTCCGGTAAGAAGAAGCGGCGGTTCTATCCATTTCAACGCCTCACGGTTTTATCAGATGCGTTAGAGCAGACGCGCACGCACGTGGTGTATCCCGCGCCCACTTATTGGCAGACGCTAGCGTTACCATTACCAATCACGGGATACCGGGTATCGTGGCGGATCGGACCGACAGTGCGTGCATGCTAGCACGCATTCTGCAGTTGAAGTGAAGGAATGTTTGAACGCACCGGGAAACTGCGAGCAGGGCACTGAGCGTCAGTATCATAGAATAGAGCAGTCCTTTGGGGTACTTATCCTGGCTCCTGGTACTACCCCGTACACCTCAGCAGCGTCCCGTGCGTATCGATCTCGCCCGCCTTTATCCGCGTGGACGAGATGAGCCCGCCATCCGCGGCTTTTACGTGCTCGACTCTTACGATCGCTATCGGTTTCTTGCCGCGTGCCTTCCGCAGCTCGTTGATCCTCACGGCAACCGGATAGGTCTCAGGCGAGATCACGATGTACTCGAAATCCTCGTCCAGCGTAGGACCGTAGCGATCGTGTAATTCCACCACGCGCACCTGCGCGCCGTATTTCTCTCGCATGTACCGCTGGAGAGCCGCCGCACGCGCCTTGAACGGACGAACGTCACGATCCCTGAAGGTGCGCGCCATAGCATCCGAGGTCACTCCGATCACGATCTCACCACCTTCGCTCAGCTCATACACGCGTTTCAAGAGCTGCTTATGCCCGTCATGTAACGGATCGAACGTGCCGCCAAACGCTACCCTCATCCTGCCTTTGTATACTATACTATACATACTACCGAAAGTATCTGCTTATTTCCTTTCGTTTCGTTTGAACCTGCACGTCCAAAATAACAGGAAAGGAATAAATAAAGGCGCCTTCTGGGCTGGGCACAACAGGGCGGGAATTTCCCGCACGATCCGCACCGTCCAGGAGACACTCCCCCCGCGGGACTGCCAGCCTCGAGTGGCGTGAATCACGTGCACCAACCCCATGCGATGACGCGAAGAAACGGCAAGCTGCAGCAGTGCTACTGATCCCGTGATGCCCGTCGAGTGATTAGAAAACAGCACCGCACACAAAGGCGAGCAGCCCCAGAGTAATTGCCAGTAACGTCTCCTTTCTCAGTGCAGTATAATCCGCAGTCTCCGCGCTCTGCCGCCACAGCACCCAGCAGGCATGCACCAGGAGCAGATCAGCGAGCAGCACCGGGAGCAGATACGCGGGATTGCAGTAATACGAGCTCCCGATCGAGAAGATCGGTATGACGCTCAGAGCGACAGCGAGCAAATATGAACCGACGACGACGCTGCTCGCGGTAGTCGGGCCATAGATGCGCGCAATGCTCTTGACGTCCCGTAGCGCGTCACCCCTGAGATCCGCGATGTCTTTCATCACCTCACGCCCGAACCCTGCGACGAATGCCATCGCAGCAAGGACGAGCAGTATCAGATCGATCCGGGTAGGGTCCACGATCAAGCCGCCGAAGATGAACGGGATCGCCATGGTGAGCGCGATATAGACGTTGCTCACGCCGAAGAATTCCTTCATCTTCACATCGTAGACCATGCCCAGTACCGCGGAAAGGACGGCGAGTGCGAAGAGCAGCGGGTGCAAAAACGATGCCGCGACGATACCGATTGCGGTGGCGAGCAGCGCGATCAGTAACGCTTCTCGCCGCGTAAGCTCGCCGCGCACGAGTGGTCTATCCATCCTGCGGTTCGCACGATCAGATTCGAGGTCGCAGTAGTCATTCAGGGCGAAGGTGCCCGCCTGGATGAAGAGTGCGGTGAGAAAGCCGAAGATCGCACCTTCTGCCGGAATGTATACCGCGAGCCCGGCGATCGATGCCTGTACGAAAATACGGCCGTCCGCAACGATGATCCCGATGAGCACGCCGAGCCCGTACATCAGACCGTGCTCGAACCGCGTTAACTCCCAGATCGACTTCAGTTTGCGGATCATGATCCCTCAGGTACATGAAATAAGACGGTGCTAACGCAAAAGCGTGAATAGTGCTTGGTGCTCACGTACACGTTCTTG
The genomic region above belongs to Methanomicrobia archaeon and contains:
- a CDS encoding phosphopantetheine adenylyltransferase, with the translated sequence MRVAFGGTFDPLHDGHKQLLKRVYELSEGGEIVIGVTSDAMARTFRDRDVRPFKARAAALQRYMREKYGAQVRVVELHDRYGPTLDEDFEYIVISPETYPVAVRINELRKARGKKPIAIVRVEHVKAADGGLISSTRIKAGEIDTHGTLLRCTG
- a CDS encoding prenyltransferase, with the protein product MIRKLKSIWELTRFEHGLMYGLGVLIGIIVADGRIFVQASIAGLAVYIPAEGAIFGFLTALFIQAGTFALNDYCDLESDRANRRMDRPLVRGELTRREALLIALLATAIGIVAASFLHPLLFALAVLSAVLGMVYDVKMKEFFGVSNVYIALTMAIPFIFGGLIVDPTRIDLILLVLAAMAFVAGFGREVMKDIADLRGDALRDVKSIARIYGPTTASSVVVGSYLLAVALSVIPIFSIGSSYYCNPAYLLPVLLADLLLVHACWVLWRQSAETADYTALRKETLLAITLGLLAFVCGAVF